A genomic region of Micromonospora sp. NBC_01796 contains the following coding sequences:
- a CDS encoding ABC transporter ATP-binding protein — translation MSAELLAGRSLTRQYAGRPRPALDQVDVTIDSGVSLGIVGESGAGKSTLLRLLLGVDRPTSGSVLFGGQPLGKVPRREFRSQVQVVFQDPRSSLNPRMSVGAIVAEPLRSLKIGKDRAERADRVAEVLTAVGLHPDDGRRYPHEFSGGQRQRIAIARALAPSPRLLLADEPVSALDVSVRLQIVDLLRELVDTLGLTLVLVSHDLAIVSQLCQQVLVMRHGRVVESGPTATVLERPTQDYTRALLAAIPQLPADLVAPPGRADLLPSAAALPGEAALPTARTEETA, via the coding sequence ATGAGCGCCGAACTGCTCGCCGGTCGTTCGCTGACCCGTCAGTACGCCGGGCGTCCCCGGCCCGCGCTGGACCAGGTGGATGTCACCATCGACAGTGGCGTGAGCCTCGGCATCGTCGGTGAGTCCGGTGCGGGCAAGAGCACGCTGCTGCGCCTGTTGCTCGGGGTCGACCGGCCCACCTCGGGTTCGGTTCTCTTCGGTGGGCAGCCGTTGGGCAAGGTGCCTCGGCGGGAGTTCCGCAGCCAGGTGCAGGTGGTCTTCCAGGACCCGCGCTCGTCGCTGAACCCCCGGATGTCGGTCGGTGCGATCGTCGCCGAGCCGCTCCGGTCGCTGAAGATCGGCAAGGACCGGGCGGAACGGGCGGACAGGGTGGCCGAGGTGCTGACCGCCGTGGGCCTGCATCCCGACGACGGGCGCCGGTACCCGCACGAGTTCTCCGGCGGTCAGCGGCAGCGCATCGCCATCGCCCGAGCGCTTGCCCCGTCACCTCGGCTGCTGCTCGCCGACGAACCGGTCAGCGCACTCGACGTCTCCGTACGTCTCCAGATCGTCGACCTGCTACGGGAACTGGTCGACACGCTCGGGCTGACGCTGGTGCTGGTGTCGCACGACCTGGCGATCGTCAGCCAACTCTGCCAGCAGGTGCTGGTGATGCGGCACGGACGGGTGGTCGAGTCCGGCCCGACCGCGACCGTGCTCGAACGACCGACCCAGGACTACACCCGCGCGCTGCTGGCCGCGATCCCCCAACTCCCCGCCGACCTGGTTGCCCCGCCGGGTAGGGCTGATCTGCTTCCGAGCGCGGCGGCCCTTCCGGGCGAGGCGGCGCTTCCGACTGCACGAACCGAGGAGACGGCATGA
- a CDS encoding ABC transporter ATP-binding protein: MTTILAAEHLTVTLDDRTLVRDLDVELAARDRVGLIGESGSGKSLTALALLGLLPEGMRVSGTITVDGRDLIAAPDRDWRRVRGNTVSMVFQEPLTALDPLMPIGRQIAGPLRLHRGLNRTDAQAQAVHWCERVGLPDPERLVRALPHEISGGQRQRVALAMALACRPRVLIADEPTTALDVTVQAQILALLDELIEETSVALLFISHDLPVVANLAQRLIVMRDGRVEESGATEDVLRRPRSAYARQLVTSAAQVTRLTVGTVER; encoded by the coding sequence ATGACCACGATCCTCGCCGCCGAACACCTCACCGTCACCCTTGACGACCGCACCCTGGTCAGGGACCTGGACGTCGAACTCGCCGCCCGCGACCGGGTCGGCCTGATCGGCGAGTCGGGGTCCGGGAAGTCGCTGACCGCACTCGCCCTGCTCGGTCTGCTGCCGGAAGGCATGCGGGTCAGCGGCACAATCACCGTCGACGGCCGCGACCTGATCGCCGCACCGGACCGCGACTGGCGACGCGTACGCGGAAACACCGTCAGCATGGTCTTCCAGGAACCGCTGACCGCGCTCGACCCGCTGATGCCGATCGGCCGACAGATCGCCGGCCCGCTGCGCCTGCACCGGGGCCTGAACCGGACCGACGCGCAGGCACAGGCCGTCCACTGGTGCGAAAGGGTGGGCCTACCCGACCCGGAACGCCTGGTACGGGCCCTGCCGCACGAGATCTCCGGGGGTCAACGGCAGCGGGTCGCCCTGGCGATGGCCCTGGCCTGCCGACCCAGGGTGCTGATCGCCGACGAGCCGACCACCGCGCTGGACGTGACCGTGCAGGCGCAGATCCTCGCCCTGCTCGACGAACTGATCGAGGAGACCTCGGTGGCGCTGCTCTTCATCAGCCACGACCTGCCGGTGGTGGCCAACCTGGCGCAACGGCTGATCGTGATGCGCGACGGTCGGGTGGAGGAGTCCGGCGCCACCGAAGACGTCCTGCGCCGCCCCCGGTCCGCGTACGCCCGGCAGTTGGTCACCAGCGCGGCCCAGGTGACCCGCCTGACGGTTGGGACGGTTGAACGATGA
- a CDS encoding ScaI family restriction endonuclease yields MRPKTPSSPYFGEDFSDWPSVTRSLLAAQPLSGPDLVRTVLASWESIFHSRLGSGFHIGREIKPTPQVMGFLLHALIPLELARTHSGWRAELAARDKDLVYVPDERYSIEIKTSSHPSQIFGNRSFGVDNPGTGKKAKDGYYLTVNFEKWPADSNRIPRILMIRFGWLDHTDWVAQRAETGQQSALPALVDNNQLLVLYTADSEELLF; encoded by the coding sequence ATGCGGCCGAAGACTCCCAGCTCACCCTACTTCGGCGAGGACTTCAGCGACTGGCCAAGCGTCACCCGCAGTCTGCTTGCCGCCCAACCACTGAGTGGACCAGATTTGGTGAGGACGGTACTTGCAAGCTGGGAGTCAATCTTCCATTCACGGCTCGGCAGCGGATTCCACATTGGTCGAGAGATCAAGCCGACGCCACAGGTGATGGGATTCCTGCTACACGCACTAATCCCCCTGGAACTGGCAAGAACCCATTCGGGTTGGCGAGCAGAGCTCGCCGCACGTGACAAAGATCTCGTCTACGTCCCGGACGAACGATACTCGATCGAGATTAAGACGTCCTCGCATCCGAGCCAGATCTTTGGTAACCGAAGCTTCGGCGTGGACAACCCTGGCACAGGAAAGAAAGCCAAGGACGGCTACTACCTAACGGTGAACTTCGAGAAATGGCCCGCCGACAGCAACAGAATTCCTCGGATCCTGATGATTAGATTCGGCTGGCTGGACCACACGGACTGGGTGGCACAGAGGGCAGAGACTGGACAACAGTCGGCTCTCCCTGCACTCGTGGACAATAATCAGCTGCTTGTTCTCTACACCGCAGACTCAGAAGAGCTGCTGTTCTGA
- a CDS encoding DNA-binding protein, translated as MQVMALAEVADFLGVSRQRAAILVDRADFPAPIATLTVGRIWSAADVRTYTEKRNRRMDGSDAG; from the coding sequence ATGCAGGTGATGGCGCTCGCCGAGGTGGCCGACTTCCTCGGGGTCAGCCGCCAGCGAGCCGCGATCCTGGTCGATCGAGCTGACTTCCCCGCTCCGATCGCCACCCTCACCGTGGGCCGCATCTGGTCGGCAGCAGACGTCCGCACGTACACCGAGAAGCGGAACCGGCGGATGGACGGCTCGGACGCGGGCTGA
- a CDS encoding ATP-binding cassette domain-containing protein, protein MIQALELTKQYRRVRAVDGVSFTAVPGRVTGFLGLNGSGKTTTLRMLLGLSRPTSGDALINNKRFRDLAHPLRQVGAVLEQGISHPGQTGRAHLISQAIAAGAPRSRADTLLEYVGLAYAADQRSGDYSLGMRQRLAVATALLGNPAVLILDEPANGLDPEGIAWLRQLLRDHAREGGTVLISSHLLAELAQLIDDVVIIAKGQVRCTAPLASLYGATTRKLRVRGRDPQRLWRAFEDAGGSVTTDGHALEVVGLSPEDAGEIAFGAQVPIYELTVDAPNLEQIFLDLAAA, encoded by the coding sequence ATGATCCAGGCCCTCGAACTCACCAAGCAGTATCGCCGGGTGCGAGCCGTGGACGGTGTCAGCTTCACTGCCGTACCGGGCAGGGTTACCGGGTTTCTCGGGCTCAACGGCTCGGGCAAGACCACGACGCTGCGGATGCTGCTCGGGCTGAGCCGACCGACGTCCGGCGACGCGCTGATCAACAACAAGCGGTTCCGTGACCTCGCGCATCCGCTGCGACAGGTCGGCGCGGTCCTCGAACAGGGCATCAGTCATCCGGGTCAGACCGGTCGGGCGCACCTGATCTCCCAGGCGATCGCGGCCGGTGCACCCCGGTCCCGTGCGGACACCCTGCTGGAGTACGTCGGGTTGGCGTACGCCGCCGACCAGCGCAGCGGCGACTACTCGCTGGGGATGCGCCAGCGTCTCGCGGTGGCGACCGCGCTGTTGGGAAATCCGGCGGTGCTCATCCTGGACGAGCCGGCGAACGGGCTCGACCCGGAGGGCATCGCGTGGCTTCGTCAACTGCTGCGCGACCACGCTCGCGAGGGTGGGACCGTACTCATCTCCAGTCACCTGCTGGCCGAGCTGGCGCAGCTCATCGATGACGTGGTGATTATCGCCAAAGGCCAGGTCAGGTGTACGGCACCGCTCGCCAGCCTCTACGGCGCCACAACCCGCAAGCTTCGGGTACGCGGCCGCGACCCGCAACGCCTGTGGCGGGCGTTCGAGGATGCCGGTGGCAGTGTGACCACGGACGGACACGCACTGGAAGTGGTCGGACTGTCCCCCGAGGACGCAGGTGAGATCGCGTTCGGTGCGCAGGTGCCCATCTACGAGCTGACCGTCGACGCCCCGAACCTCGAACAGATCTTCCTCGACCTGGCGGCCGCCTGA
- a CDS encoding DNA-methyltransferase: MRQLAEIKAELGTPYYESEDVLLYQGDCTALMERLSQPSFDLTMTSPPYNIGKEYERVLPLADYVAWCGKWMSRIYDLTLPSGSFWLNVGYVSVADRGKAVPLPYLLWDQSPFYLLQEVVWNYGAGVASRKSFSPRNEKLLWYVRDPEGYYFDLDPVRDPDVKYPNQKKNGKLKCNPLGKNPSDVWQIPKVTSGTNRASRERTPHPAQFPSALVERVIKSSSPIGGLVLDPFVGSGTTCVVARQHKRVSVGFDLRSDYLDLAITRLEASEQQLF; the protein is encoded by the coding sequence GTGCGGCAGCTTGCGGAGATCAAAGCAGAGTTGGGAACCCCGTACTACGAGTCGGAAGATGTACTCCTTTATCAGGGCGACTGCACTGCGCTCATGGAGCGACTGAGTCAGCCAAGCTTCGACTTGACAATGACAAGCCCGCCCTACAACATTGGTAAAGAGTACGAAAGGGTCCTCCCTCTTGCCGATTACGTTGCCTGGTGCGGCAAGTGGATGAGCAGAATCTATGACCTGACTCTTCCATCCGGATCTTTTTGGCTAAACGTCGGATACGTATCCGTAGCGGACCGAGGCAAAGCGGTGCCACTACCGTATCTGCTATGGGATCAAAGTCCGTTCTACCTGCTTCAAGAAGTGGTATGGAACTACGGTGCCGGCGTAGCTTCGCGCAAGTCGTTCTCGCCTCGGAACGAAAAGCTTCTGTGGTACGTGCGCGATCCAGAAGGCTACTACTTTGATCTGGACCCGGTCCGCGACCCTGACGTCAAGTATCCAAACCAAAAAAAGAATGGGAAGCTTAAATGCAATCCTCTCGGAAAAAATCCAAGCGACGTATGGCAGATTCCAAAGGTTACCTCAGGAACCAACCGGGCAAGCCGGGAGCGGACACCGCACCCGGCCCAGTTTCCATCAGCTCTCGTTGAGCGCGTGATTAAATCTTCCAGCCCGATCGGTGGACTTGTGCTTGATCCTTTCGTTGGTTCAGGAACCACTTGCGTTGTGGCCCGGCAGCACAAAAGAGTGAGCGTAGGCTTTGATCTCCGGTCAGACTACCTGGACCTTGCAATTACGCGCTTAGAGGCGTCAGAACAGCAGCTCTTCTGA
- a CDS encoding DUF1684 domain-containing protein, translating into MSVDTDVTSDNFADEWRKWHDQRETKVSSPGGDLTLTGTNWISDETVIEGVPGRWSVENGVVRVTDAAGLTVDGEPVTEAVLRDGQWLAVGDVALVLIRRGNDTAVRTYDPNSEGVRTFAGIDSFAPDPAWVVTAEFRPAEVDTTEHIVHTNSGREVDYQVIGTFSFAVDGHEVEMVGLDTGHVGEAHLTFRDATSGKQSYAASRFLFVPLPTGPGPVTLDFNRVELPPCAFSDAFICPLPPRQNILPFPVEAGEQRVRTHA; encoded by the coding sequence ATGAGCGTCGACACCGATGTGACCAGCGACAACTTCGCCGACGAGTGGCGGAAGTGGCACGACCAGCGGGAAACCAAGGTCTCCTCCCCCGGTGGTGACCTGACCCTGACCGGCACCAACTGGATCTCCGACGAGACGGTCATCGAGGGTGTGCCGGGACGCTGGTCGGTCGAGAACGGAGTCGTCCGGGTCACCGACGCGGCCGGGCTCACCGTCGACGGCGAGCCGGTCACCGAGGCGGTGCTCCGCGACGGCCAGTGGCTCGCCGTGGGCGATGTCGCGCTGGTCCTCATCCGCCGGGGCAACGACACCGCCGTACGGACCTACGACCCGAACTCCGAAGGGGTACGGACCTTCGCCGGCATCGACTCGTTCGCGCCTGATCCCGCGTGGGTGGTGACCGCCGAGTTCCGCCCGGCGGAGGTGGACACGACCGAGCACATCGTGCACACGAACTCGGGGCGTGAGGTCGACTACCAGGTGATCGGTACGTTCTCGTTCGCGGTGGACGGTCACGAGGTGGAGATGGTGGGGCTCGACACCGGTCACGTGGGCGAGGCGCACCTGACCTTCCGGGACGCCACGAGCGGCAAGCAGTCGTACGCGGCTTCGCGCTTCCTGTTCGTACCGCTGCCGACCGGTCCGGGGCCGGTGACGCTGGACTTCAACCGGGTGGAGCTGCCCCCGTGCGCCTTCTCCGACGCCTTCATCTGCCCCCTCCCGCCGCGCCAAAACATCCTCCCCTTCCCGGTAGAAGCCGGCGAACAACGCGTACGCACCCACGCCTGA